A region of Chelonia mydas isolate rCheMyd1 chromosome 7, rCheMyd1.pri.v2, whole genome shotgun sequence DNA encodes the following proteins:
- the BAG3 gene encoding BAG family molecular chaperone regulator 3, translating to MSAAAHSPVVQMEGSAEREPLPPGWEVKIDPQTGWPFFVDHNSRTTTWSDPRLLAEPHKEGQSSANGPSQDTPRQPQVREGSLGYPQLRAGYIPIPVIHEGAENRQQHPYYSVHQPGMQRYKAETVPTTKRAQSPLRGAYAHSESPARGPAEAAQTDKQCGQTTAAATAQTPASHGPEQPQSPTTSDSQSVSPQSSGRPSAGSHQVRRGYIPIPVIHEEKGLRQSPQVYHQAQKTHYPAQQSDYHVHQPVYHKIQADEREPKPAREQSPFRMSQKGSSSRESSPARVTTQIQSPVPIRVQTVVDRPQVSLQQIPPQETLHESIPENKASPSGTEMPSSYIPIQVIHKEPDSKPPPQKPPPTAEKVDEKVDKTIPCPAKSAHPEERLASEETSPQKMMDVEETQKHPGVLKVEAILENVQMLEQAVDSFKGKKNDKKYLMIEEYLTKELLALDSVDPEGRADVRQARRDGVRKVQNILERLEQKAEDVPEVVHVYGLQSTLMENNKPPQEIMEIDPVADKTRKDTSNEGAKEETKMETHQPETKEEVFTNLASTTNTVNNPTEP from the exons atGAGCGCCGCCGCTCACTCGCCCGTGGTGCAGATGGAGGGCAGCGCCGAGCGAGAGCCCCTGCCGCCGGGCTGGGAGGTTAAGATCGACCCGCAGACCGGCTGGCCCTTCTTTGTGGATCACAACAGCCGCACCACCACCTGGAGCGACCCGCGGCTGCTGGCGGAGCCGCACAAG GAGGGCCAGTCATCAGCAAATGGTCCTTCTCAGGATACTCCAAGGCAGCCACAAGTAAGAGAAGGAAGCTTGGGATACCCTCAACTTCGTGCTGGCTACATCCCTATTCCAGTTATCCATGAAGGTGCTGAGAACAGACAGCAGCATCCGTATTACTCCGTTCATCAACCTGGCATGCAACGATACAAAGCAGAAACTGTTCCCACCACAAAGCGGGCACAGTCACCTTTAAGGGGGGCTTACGCCCACTCAGAATCCCCTGCTAGAGGACCAGCTGAAGCTGCTCAGACAGATAAACAATGTGGACAGACAACAGCAGCTGCAACAGCCCAAACTCCAGCCTCACATGGGCCTGAG CAACCTCAGTCTCCTACAACTTCTGACTCACAGTCAGTTTCCCCTCAGTCATCAGGTAGACCCAGTGCAGGAAGCCACCAGGTCCGTCGAGGTTATATTCCAATTCCTGTGATCCATGAGGAAAAAGGCCTCAGGCAATCACCACAAGTATATCATCAGGCACAGAAGACACACTACCCTGCCCAGCAAAGTGATTATCATGTCCACCAACCAGTGTATCACAAAATTCAAGCTGATGAGCGGGAGCCCAAACCAGCACGAGAGCAGTCCCCATTCAGAATGTCTCAGAAGGGTTCGTCAAGTCGTGAAAGTTCACCAGCCAGAGTTACCACTCAGATACAGTCCCCAGTTCCCATCAGAGTACAGACAGTTGTGGACAGACCCCAG GTCTCTCTGCAACAAATCCCACCCCAAGAAACACTACATGAAAGCATACCTGAAAACAAGGCAAGCCCATCAGGAACTGAGATGCCTTCATCTTATATCCCAATTCAAGTCATTCACAAAGAACCAGATTCTAAACCACCACCACAGAAACCTCCACCCACTGCAGAAAAGGTTGATGAAAAGGTTGATAAAACGATTCCCTGTCCTGCTAAAAGTGCACATCCAGAGGAGAGGCTTGCTTCTGAAGAAACTTCACCACAGAAGATGATGGATGTGGAAGAGACACAGAAACATCCAGGTGTCTTGAAAGTGGAAGCAATTCTAGAGAACGTTCAAATGCTTGAACAGGCAGTTGATTCTTTCAAAGGcaagaaaaatgacaaaaaatacTTGATGATTGAAGAGTATTTGACCAAAGAGTTGCTAGCCCTAGATTCAGTGGACCCCGAGGGTCGTGCAGATGTGCGCCAGGCCAGGAGAGATGGTGTGAGGAAGGTTCAGAATATTTTGGAAAGACTtgaacagaaagcagaagacgtCCCAGAGGTAGTTCATGTTTATGGACTTCAGTCAACCTTGATGGAGAATAATAAGCCACCACAGGAAATCATGGAGATTGATCCTGTGGCGGACAAAACCAGGAAAGATACAAGTAATGAAGGTGCCAAAGAAGAAACCAAAatggaaacacatcaacctgaaACTAAGGAAGAAGTATTTACCAATCTTGCCAGCACAACAAACACAGTTAATAACCCAACTGAACCATAG